Genomic segment of Mycobacteriales bacterium:
ACGGGTCTCCGCGGAGCACCGGTCGTCGGACTGTGGATCATCGGGTGCGCTGTGGACGAGAGATTGACAACCGTCGCGTCGGCGCATCCGGACGCAGAGACAGGACGACCCCCGCCTGGGGGGGAGGCGGGGGTCGTCTTACGAGTCCCGATTCCGGGGGGTTGAACCGGGCTCTGTGGAGGCCTAATGACCTCGGCACCGTCGTTTTTCCCCACATCCCGCTCCCCCAAACCATCGGTAGCCCACCAATACACTGTTTTTTTGTGGGCTCCGCAGCGTTCTTCGATCTGGACAAGACCGTGATCGCCACGTCGAGCACGCTCGCGTTCGGTCGGCCCTTCTTCCACGGCGGGCTGATCAACCGGCGGGCCATCCTCAAGGCCAGTTATGCCCAGTTCGTCTACCTCATCGCGGGCGCCGACGCCGATCAGATGGATCGGATGCGGGATCAGATCACCGCGATGTGCGCCGGCTGGGACGTGCAGCAGGTCAACGACATCGTCGCGGAGACCCTGTTCGACATCGTCGACCCGCTGATCTACGACGAGGCGGCCGATCTCATCGAGCAGCACCGCGCGGCCGGACGCGACATCGTGATCGTGTCGAGCAGCGGCGAGGAGGTCGTGGCTCCGGTCGGCGCGATGGTCGGTGCCGACCGGGTCGTGGCCACCCGCATGGTGGTCGAGGGCGGCAAGTACACCGGCGAGATCGCCTTCTACGCCTACGGGGAGAACAAGGCCGCCGCGATCCGCGAACTGAGCGCCTCCCACGGCTACGACCTCGCCGAGAGCTACGCCTACAGCGACTCGGTGACAGATCTACCGATGCTCGAAGTGGTCGGGCACGCCACGGCCGTCAATCCGGACCGGGCGCTTCGCCGGGCCGCGGTCGAACGCGGCTGGCCGGTCCTGCACTTCGACCGGGCGGTCTCGGTACGCAGCAGGCTGGTCAATGCCCGCCAGTCCGGACCGGCCGTCGCCGGGACGGCCGTCGGCATCGGCGCCGCGGCGGGCCTGGCCTGGTACGCCCGGCGGCGGCTGCGAGGCTGACCGGCACCGGCCCGGTGTTGCTGCAGACGGGCCTTCCCTCGGCGCCGGGAACGGCGTACAAAGAGCCTTACGGAGGACGACTTTCGGGCCGTTAACCGGGCACGGACACCAGGCACCCACGCGCGTCCAGCCGCGAGAGGCACGTCGGGGCGGACCCTCACCGGTCTGCGCTCGTCGAGTAAAGGTGCACGCTTGGTAACCGGATGTCCGTCCGCGACGGCGCCCCTTGAGGGGCGCCGTTCGCATGTCCGTCAGCGGGCTCCCCTGCGCATCGCCTCGCACACCGCGAGTCCCTCCTGCGCGCCGCGCTCCACCGCCGCGCAGCAGTGCCGCAACCAGCGGGCCACCCCGTCCGCACCGCCGGTCCGGAAGGAGCGCTGGGCGGCGACGTACTCGTCGGCCTGCTCGGCGTGACCGACCTCCGGTACGCCGACCGCTTTCGGGTCGAGTCCGCGGGAGATCATCGTCAACCGCGCCGCCGCCCGCGCGACCGTGCCGTTAGCGGCACGGAACGGCTCGACCGCCAGCAGCTCGCCGTGCACCACGGCGGCCACGACGACCGCCGGCGCGGCCGTGTCGCCCGTGACCAGGGCCGCCAGCGCGGCGAGCCGGGCGGAGCGCTGCGGGTCGGCGGTCGGCCGCCCGAGTTCGTCGTCCGGGAGGATCCCCGCCGCGGCGAGCAGGTGCAGGCGGGCGAGCGCCTGCATCGGCGCGTGCCGCCAGGTCGCGACGAGGCTGCCGACCGCGGCACTGGCCCGCAGTGCTCCCGCAAGGATCGGATCGTCGACGCCGCCGGCGCGGACCGTGTCCAACGGCAGGTCGCAGCCGTCGAGAGCGGCCGAGGACCTGGCACCGCGGAGGGCCGACTCGGAACTGACCTCGGCGCTGCGTCGGCGCAGCATCGGATTGGCCAGCAGGGCGTCGACCGCCGCTCTGGCCTGCCCGGCGGCGGCATCGACGCCCGCCAGCCCGAGAAGCGGCTGGAGGGGGTCGCCCGGCACCGTCGGCACCGTCCGAGGCTAGGCGATGATGCCCCGGAGCAGCCGATCGGCCTACTTGATCGGTTCATTCGGCCGATCTGGGTACCGCCATCGGAACGAATGCGATCTAGAGTCACGGGGTGCCCGAGCCAGGTGGGTGGTACGGGCCTACTCAAAGGGAGGATCCATGGCAGAGACCACCGGCTCCGGTGGGCCCGGAACCGCTGCAGAACCGCCGGCCGCCGCCGCACCGTCCATCGCCGACCCCGCACCGTTGGGCCTGGCCGGGTTCGCACTGACGACATTCGTGCTGAGCTGCATCAACGCCAACATCGTCGGCGTAGGGACCCAGTCGATCGTGATCGGCCTCGCGCTCTTCTACGGCGGCGTCGTCCAGCTGCTGGCCGGCATGTGGGAGTTCAAGAACCGCAACACGTTCGGAGCGCTCGCCTTCTCCTCCTACGGCGGGTTCTGGTTGTCCTTCGCGGCCATCCTCATCTTCTACAAGCCGACGGGTAACCCGGCCGACGCCGAGACCGCGATCGGCCTCTACCTTCTCGCGTGGGCGATCTTCACCTGTTACATGATCGTTCCGTCACTGCGAGTCAGCGGCGCGGTGGCCGGCGTGTTCGTCTTCCTGACCGCGACCTTCATCCTGCTGGCGATCGGCGCCCTCAACCCGTCCGAGAACGCCACGAAGATCGGTGGCTACCTGGGCATCGCGACCGCCGCCATCGCCTGGTACGCCTCGTTTGCCGGGGTCACCAACGCCACGTGGAAGCGGGTCGTTCTCCCGACCTGGCCTGCCGGGACGCGCTGAGATCTGCTAGAGAGAAGCCGACCGGACTACTTCACGACCGTGACCGGAGTAATGCTGTGACTGACTCGTCAGATGCCGGCCTGTCCAACCTGCTGCACGAGAACCGTCGGTTCCCGCCGCCCGACGAGCTCGCGGCCAACGCCAACCTCAAGGCCGACGCCTACGAGCGGGCGGCCGCCGATCGGCTCGGCTTCTGGGAGGAGCAGGCGCGGCGACTGGATTGGGACAAGCCGTGGGACACGGTGCTCGAGTGGAAGGCGCCGTTCGCGAAGTGGTTCGTCGGCGGTGCGCTGAACGCGTCGGTCAACTGCGTCGACCGGCATGTGGCCGCCGGTCGCGGCGACAAGGTCGCCTTCCACTGGGTCGGTGAGCCGGCCGACGACACCCGCGAGATCACCTATGCCCAGCTCAAGGACGACGTGTGCAAGGCGACCAACGCGCTGCTCGAGCTCGGGGTGCGCAAGGGCGACCGGATCGCGCTCTACATGCCGATGATCCCGGAGACCGTCGTCGCCATGCTCGCGTGTGCCCGGATCGGAGCACCGCACACCGTGGTCTTCGGCGGGTTCTCCTCCGACGCGTTGAAGAGCCGGATCCTCGACTGTGACGCGCGGATCGTGATCACCTCCGACGGCGGCTACCGTCGCGGCGCGGCCAGTGCCCTCAAGCCGGCCGTCGACGAGGCGGTCGCCGACTGCCCCGACGTGCGCAACGTCCTCGTCGTACGCCGGACCGGACAGGACGTGGCGTGGAACGCCGACCGCGACGTGTGGTGGCACGACGTCGTCGACCGGCAGAGCAGCGAACACACCCCGGAGGCGCACGATTCGGAGCATCCGCTCTACGTGATGTACACGTCCGGGACGACGGCCAAGCCGAAGGGGATCCTGCACACCACCGGCGGCTACCTCACGCACGTCGCCTACACCCACTCCGCGGTGTTCGACGTCAAACCCGACACCGACATCTTCTGGACGGCGGCCGACATCGGCTGGGTCACCGGTCACAGCTACATCGTCTACGGACCGTTGGCCAACGGCGTGACCTCGGTGATGTACGAAGGCACTCCCGACACCCCGCACCGCGGGCGGTGGTGGGACATCATCGAGCAGTACAAGGTGACCATCCTCTACACCGCGCCGACGACCATCCGGACCTTCATGAAGTGGGGCGAGGACATCCCGGCCCAGCACGATCTGTCGTCTCTGCGGCTGCTGGGATCCGTCGGTGAGCCGATCAACCCCGAGGCCTACATGTGGTACCGCCTCAACATCGGCGGCGACCGTTGCCCGGTCGTCGACACGTGGTGGCAGACCGAGACCGGCGGGATCATGATCTCGCCGCTGCCCGGGGTCACCGCGGGAAAGCCCGGCGCCGCGATGCGTCCGCTGCCCGGCATCAGCGGCGACGTATTCGACGACGACGGCAAGCCGGTGCCCGACGGCGGCGGCGGCTTCCTGGTGCTCACCGAGCCGTGGCCCGGCATGCTCCGCACCATCTGGGGCGATGACCAGCGTTACATCGACACCTACTGGGCGCGGTTCCCCGGCGTCTACTTCGCCGGTGACGGCGCGAAGAAGGACGACGACGGCGACCTGTGGCTGCTCGGCCGGGTCGACGACGTCATGAACATCTCCGGCCACCGCATCTCGACGACCGAGGTCGAATCCGCGCTCGTCTCCAACACCAAGGTGGCGGAAGCGGCAGTGGTGGGGGCGACCGACCCGACCACCGGACAGGGCATCGTCGCCTTCGTCATCCCGCGCGGCAGCGTCGCGGCCGACGAATCCGCCGGTGAGGCGTTCGTCACCGAGCTTCGCAACCATGTCGCGAAGGAGATCGGCCCGATCGCGAAGCCACGGCAGATCCTGGTGGTCGCCGAGCTACCGAAGACCCGGTCGGGCAAGATCATGCGGCGTCTCCTGCGCGACGTGGCCGATCACCGGAGCCTCGGCGACGTCACCACATTGCAGGACTCGTCCGTCATGGACCTCATAGCGGAGAACCTGCCGGCGGCCAGCAGCGAAGAGTAGTTCTGCCCTGAGGGCACATCGCGTTCCGTACGCTCGAAGGTGAAGTCACAGTTCGGGGAAGAAGCTGTGGCTCC
This window contains:
- the acs gene encoding acetate--CoA ligase, yielding MTDSSDAGLSNLLHENRRFPPPDELAANANLKADAYERAAADRLGFWEEQARRLDWDKPWDTVLEWKAPFAKWFVGGALNASVNCVDRHVAAGRGDKVAFHWVGEPADDTREITYAQLKDDVCKATNALLELGVRKGDRIALYMPMIPETVVAMLACARIGAPHTVVFGGFSSDALKSRILDCDARIVITSDGGYRRGAASALKPAVDEAVADCPDVRNVLVVRRTGQDVAWNADRDVWWHDVVDRQSSEHTPEAHDSEHPLYVMYTSGTTAKPKGILHTTGGYLTHVAYTHSAVFDVKPDTDIFWTAADIGWVTGHSYIVYGPLANGVTSVMYEGTPDTPHRGRWWDIIEQYKVTILYTAPTTIRTFMKWGEDIPAQHDLSSLRLLGSVGEPINPEAYMWYRLNIGGDRCPVVDTWWQTETGGIMISPLPGVTAGKPGAAMRPLPGISGDVFDDDGKPVPDGGGGFLVLTEPWPGMLRTIWGDDQRYIDTYWARFPGVYFAGDGAKKDDDGDLWLLGRVDDVMNISGHRISTTEVESALVSNTKVAEAAVVGATDPTTGQGIVAFVIPRGSVAADESAGEAFVTELRNHVAKEIGPIAKPRQILVVAELPKTRSGKIMRRLLRDVADHRSLGDVTTLQDSSVMDLIAENLPAASSEE
- a CDS encoding acetate uptake transporter; protein product: MAETTGSGGPGTAAEPPAAAAPSIADPAPLGLAGFALTTFVLSCINANIVGVGTQSIVIGLALFYGGVVQLLAGMWEFKNRNTFGALAFSSYGGFWLSFAAILIFYKPTGNPADAETAIGLYLLAWAIFTCYMIVPSLRVSGAVAGVFVFLTATFILLAIGALNPSENATKIGGYLGIATAAIAWYASFAGVTNATWKRVVLPTWPAGTR
- a CDS encoding oxidoreductase, which encodes MPTVPGDPLQPLLGLAGVDAAAGQARAAVDALLANPMLRRRSAEVSSESALRGARSSAALDGCDLPLDTVRAGGVDDPILAGALRASAAVGSLVATWRHAPMQALARLHLLAAAGILPDDELGRPTADPQRSARLAALAALVTGDTAAPAVVVAAVVHGELLAVEPFRAANGTVARAAARLTMISRGLDPKAVGVPEVGHAEQADEYVAAQRSFRTGGADGVARWLRHCCAAVERGAQEGLAVCEAMRRGAR
- a CDS encoding HAD-IB family hydrolase, encoding MGSAAFFDLDKTVIATSSTLAFGRPFFHGGLINRRAILKASYAQFVYLIAGADADQMDRMRDQITAMCAGWDVQQVNDIVAETLFDIVDPLIYDEAADLIEQHRAAGRDIVIVSSSGEEVVAPVGAMVGADRVVATRMVVEGGKYTGEIAFYAYGENKAAAIRELSASHGYDLAESYAYSDSVTDLPMLEVVGHATAVNPDRALRRAAVERGWPVLHFDRAVSVRSRLVNARQSGPAVAGTAVGIGAAAGLAWYARRRLRG